A single region of the Streptomyces virginiae genome encodes:
- a CDS encoding 4'-phosphopantetheinyl transferase family protein, which translates to MTTPYPPVRPGELHVWWLTVPPAGTGTKTAARLLDPQQRERVARLKRPLHRHRKIMAHAGLRVLLAGHLGTLPSEVRLRRAVCPACGGPHGRPYAAGGHGLEFSMAHAGDGVLYAFARGPVGVDVESDAVTARTARTVAGLLPAARRHALDALPEPERLRAFLGCWVRTEAYLKGIGTGLAHGIGAAQGASADPAWHLVDLAVPEGFTAAAAVSERASAVAGSPPARLRVRTRVLASASVIKAAEPARTREGR; encoded by the coding sequence TTGACCACGCCGTACCCGCCGGTGCGCCCCGGTGAGCTGCACGTGTGGTGGCTCACCGTGCCACCGGCGGGTACGGGCACCAAGACGGCCGCGCGGCTCCTCGATCCGCAGCAGCGCGAACGCGTCGCGCGGCTGAAGCGGCCGCTGCACCGGCACCGCAAGATCATGGCTCATGCGGGCTTGAGGGTGCTGCTCGCCGGTCACCTGGGGACGCTGCCCTCCGAGGTCCGGCTGCGTCGGGCGGTCTGTCCCGCGTGCGGCGGCCCGCACGGCCGCCCGTACGCGGCCGGCGGGCACGGGTTGGAGTTCTCGATGGCACACGCGGGCGACGGGGTCCTCTACGCCTTCGCGCGGGGCCCCGTCGGCGTGGACGTGGAGTCGGACGCGGTCACGGCGCGCACCGCGCGTACCGTCGCCGGGTTGCTGCCGGCCGCGCGGCGACACGCGCTGGACGCCCTGCCCGAGCCGGAGCGGCTGCGCGCCTTCCTGGGCTGCTGGGTCCGTACGGAGGCGTACCTGAAGGGAATCGGGACGGGGCTCGCGCACGGCATCGGGGCGGCGCAGGGCGCGTCGGCGGACCCGGCGTGGCATCTCGTGGACCTCGCGGTGCCCGAGGGCTTCACCGCCGCCGCGGCCGTGTCGGAGCGCGCCTCGGCGGTGGCCGGTTCCCCGCCGGCCCGCCTGCGGGTCCGTACCCGTGTACTAGCCTCGGCGTCCGTCATCAAAGCCGCCGAGCCGGCCCGAACACGAGAGGGGCGCTGA
- a CDS encoding UbiD family decarboxylase codes for MTKHLTSLRDHLAALDELGDVRELHAPADTHLEIGAVIRRSAENRDPAPLFTAVKGYAPGFRVLGAPAALSSAPGAPWARVALSLGLDAAAHPLDIVEELAAARGREPIAPVVVDRGPCQENVLLGEDATLDAFPVPLIHDGDGGRYINTWGAIVVRTPDGSWTNWSIARVMMIDGRRMAGMVRPLQDVGKIFKLWRDRGEPMPFALVQGAEPAVPFACGMGLPSGTDEAGYLGAHFGEPLELVRCKTVDLDVPATAEIVIEGHVSLDETAPEGPMGEYAGYLTGKANPWPVFHISAITHRDDPILPVVSAGKPVEEDHTAVGTTYSAEALHQLRAAGLPVTAAWIVPESAINLLAVTVPRDWRERSAFTSTRMLTRAIAHQALRPKVGYWITRIMVLDDDIDPTDLRDLMWAFHTRSHPTRGQIVIEDQKVTPLHVVYSPEELAEGGAKIAYDCLLHPDEDKRARSTAFKDNFSADIQARALAIWENR; via the coding sequence ATGACCAAGCACCTGACGAGCCTGCGCGACCACCTCGCCGCTCTGGACGAGCTGGGCGACGTGCGTGAGCTGCACGCTCCCGCCGACACCCATCTGGAGATCGGGGCCGTCATCCGGCGCAGCGCCGAGAACCGCGACCCGGCACCGCTGTTCACCGCGGTCAAGGGCTACGCGCCCGGCTTCCGGGTCCTGGGTGCCCCCGCCGCGCTCAGCTCGGCGCCCGGTGCCCCCTGGGCCAGGGTCGCCCTCTCGCTCGGCCTCGACGCCGCCGCCCACCCGCTGGACATCGTCGAGGAGCTCGCCGCGGCGCGCGGCCGGGAGCCCATCGCGCCGGTCGTCGTCGACCGGGGCCCCTGCCAGGAGAACGTCCTGCTCGGCGAGGACGCCACACTCGACGCCTTCCCCGTACCCCTCATCCATGACGGTGACGGCGGGCGCTACATCAACACCTGGGGTGCGATCGTCGTCCGCACCCCCGACGGCAGCTGGACCAACTGGTCCATCGCGCGCGTCATGATGATCGACGGCCGTCGGATGGCCGGCATGGTCCGGCCGCTCCAGGACGTCGGGAAGATCTTCAAGCTGTGGCGGGACCGCGGCGAACCCATGCCCTTCGCCCTGGTCCAGGGAGCCGAGCCGGCCGTCCCCTTCGCCTGCGGCATGGGGCTGCCGTCCGGAACGGACGAAGCCGGTTACCTCGGCGCCCACTTCGGTGAGCCGCTGGAACTCGTGCGCTGCAAGACGGTCGACCTCGACGTGCCGGCCACCGCGGAGATCGTCATCGAGGGCCACGTCTCCCTCGACGAGACCGCGCCCGAGGGACCCATGGGCGAGTACGCGGGCTACCTCACCGGCAAGGCGAACCCCTGGCCGGTCTTCCACATCAGCGCCATCACCCATCGCGACGACCCGATCCTGCCGGTCGTCTCGGCCGGGAAGCCCGTCGAGGAGGACCACACCGCGGTCGGCACGACGTACTCGGCCGAGGCCCTGCACCAGCTCCGCGCCGCCGGACTGCCCGTCACGGCCGCCTGGATCGTGCCGGAGAGCGCCATCAACCTGCTGGCGGTCACCGTTCCGCGCGACTGGCGCGAGCGCTCCGCCTTCACCAGCACCCGCATGCTCACGCGTGCCATCGCCCATCAGGCGCTGCGCCCCAAGGTCGGGTACTGGATCACCCGGATCATGGTCCTCGACGACGACATCGACCCCACCGACCTGCGCGACCTGATGTGGGCGTTCCACACGCGCAGCCATCCCACGCGCGGCCAGATCGTCATCGAGGACCAGAAGGTCACCCCGCTGCACGTCGTCTACTCGCCCGAGGAACTCGCCGAGGGCGGAGCGAAGATCGCGTACGACTGCCTCCTCCACCCCGACGAGGACAAGCGCGCCCGCAGCACCGCGTTCAAGGACAACTTCTCCGCCGACATCCAGGCCCGCGCCCTCGCCATCTGGGAGAACCGATGA
- the fabG gene encoding 3-oxoacyl-ACP reductase FabG, protein MTETNTVTRPAGHGDQEAPRRLVMVSGGTRGIGRAVAVHLAGEGYDIAFCGRSASAAADETAELVRAQGASCFHAPCDVADHQAVETFVKRAEGELGPVYGLVNSAGIVKDNHLVMMPVDDWASVIDTNLTGTFNFCRTVGFGMLKRRAGVIVNISSVAGVYGHATQANYAASKGGVNSLSRTLAKELARHGIRVNVVAPGFIETDMTDDLSDKARKEALAAVPLRRFGTAQEVADLTGFLLSDKASYITGQILQVDGGVAL, encoded by the coding sequence ATGACCGAGACGAACACCGTCACCCGCCCCGCCGGCCACGGCGATCAGGAAGCGCCGCGGCGCCTGGTCATGGTCAGCGGAGGGACCCGCGGCATCGGCCGCGCCGTCGCCGTGCACCTCGCCGGCGAGGGGTACGACATCGCCTTCTGCGGCAGATCCGCCTCGGCGGCCGCCGACGAGACGGCCGAACTGGTCCGGGCGCAGGGCGCCTCCTGCTTCCACGCGCCGTGCGACGTGGCGGACCACCAGGCGGTCGAAACCTTCGTCAAGCGGGCGGAGGGAGAGCTGGGGCCGGTGTACGGCCTCGTCAACTCGGCGGGGATCGTCAAGGACAACCACCTGGTCATGATGCCCGTCGACGACTGGGCCTCGGTGATCGACACCAACCTCACCGGAACGTTCAACTTCTGCCGGACCGTCGGTTTCGGCATGCTCAAACGGCGTGCGGGCGTGATCGTCAACATCTCGTCGGTGGCCGGTGTCTACGGACACGCCACACAGGCCAACTACGCCGCGTCCAAAGGCGGGGTGAACAGCCTCAGCCGCACCCTCGCCAAGGAACTCGCCCGGCACGGCATCCGGGTCAACGTCGTGGCTCCCGGCTTCATCGAGACCGACATGACGGACGACCTCAGCGACAAGGCGCGCAAGGAAGCCCTCGCCGCGGTCCCGTTGCGGCGCTTCGGCACCGCTCAGGAGGTCGCCGACCTCACGGGCTTCCTGCTGTCCGACAAGGCGTCCTACATCACCGGGCAGATCCTCCAGGTGGACGGAGGCGTGGCGCTTTGA
- a CDS encoding UbiX family flavin prenyltransferase: protein MNHTSYPRGAHRMVVGISGATGIAYGIRTLQVLKAAGIETHLVMSRSARLTLSYESDLTTAQVQELADFHYSPEDVGAPIASGSFRTRGMIVAPCSVKSLAQIAVGTCDTLLARAADVTLKERNRLVLMVRETPLTLTHLRNMTTVTENGGIIAPPVPAFYTRPKGLDDVIDQSVGRALDLFGIDSETFPRWGEPAVPAQAPTSAPTTPRPLAQSAVHA from the coding sequence ATGAACCACACGTCGTACCCGCGCGGCGCGCACCGGATGGTGGTGGGCATCAGCGGAGCCACCGGCATCGCCTACGGCATCCGCACCCTGCAGGTCCTCAAGGCGGCGGGCATCGAGACGCACCTCGTGATGTCGCGGTCCGCGCGGCTGACGCTCTCGTACGAGAGCGACCTGACCACCGCGCAGGTGCAGGAGCTCGCCGACTTCCACTACTCGCCGGAGGACGTCGGCGCGCCCATCGCCAGCGGATCCTTCCGGACACGCGGGATGATCGTGGCCCCCTGCTCCGTGAAGAGCCTCGCGCAGATAGCCGTCGGCACCTGCGACACCCTGCTCGCGCGGGCGGCCGACGTCACCCTCAAGGAGCGCAACCGGCTCGTCCTCATGGTCCGGGAGACCCCGCTGACCCTCACCCACCTGCGGAACATGACGACGGTGACGGAGAACGGCGGCATCATCGCGCCGCCGGTGCCGGCCTTCTACACCCGCCCGAAGGGCCTCGACGACGTCATCGACCAGTCCGTCGGCCGGGCCCTGGACCTGTTCGGCATCGACTCCGAGACCTTCCCGCGCTGGGGTGAGCCGGCCGTACCGGCCCAGGCCCCCACCTCCGCGCCGACCACCCCGCGACCGCTCGCGCAGAGCGCCGTACACGCCTGA